A single genomic interval of Gammaproteobacteria bacterium harbors:
- a CDS encoding peptidoglycan DD-metalloendopeptidase family protein, translating into MSFADFIKDNRDRFAPMFEPVLSAENTVYMELSSATNAFEGLSEAEIDRAVFQRIDDAGAIAGVGGYLENRAIYRNTELFRGDEERCIHIGVDVFMPAGTLIYAPLAGEVHSFANRQVSGDYGPVIILRHRLDDFEFHSLYGHLAEASLEGLYDGKAFASGEKITEIGPRPVNGNWTPHLHFQLIQDMQDYHGDYPGVVRPADLDFFKRNCPDPSVLIVG; encoded by the coding sequence ATGAGCTTTGCTGATTTCATAAAAGACAACCGCGACAGGTTTGCACCCATGTTTGAACCGGTGCTATCCGCTGAAAACACCGTGTACATGGAACTGTCATCAGCCACCAATGCCTTCGAAGGTTTGTCCGAAGCCGAAATCGACAGGGCGGTATTCCAAAGGATCGACGATGCAGGCGCTATCGCCGGCGTTGGCGGTTACCTGGAAAACCGCGCCATCTACCGAAATACCGAACTATTCCGGGGAGACGAGGAACGCTGTATCCACATCGGAGTCGATGTTTTCATGCCTGCGGGAACACTGATCTATGCCCCGCTCGCCGGTGAAGTGCACAGTTTTGCCAACCGCCAGGTGAGCGGTGATTACGGCCCGGTCATTATCCTGCGGCATCGGCTTGATGACTTTGAATTTCATAGCCTTTACGGCCACCTGGCGGAAGCATCGCTCGAAGGACTCTACGACGGCAAAGCTTTTGCCAGTGGTGAAAAGATTACCGAAATTGGGCCGCGACCGGTGAATGGCAACTGGACCCCGCACCTGCATTTTCAACTGATCCAGGATATGCAGGACTATCACGGCGACTATCCCGGAGTCGTGCGTCCCGCCGATCTCGATTTCTTTAAACGGAATTGCCCGGATCCTTCAGTACTGATAGTCGGATGA
- a CDS encoding CoA pyrophosphatase — translation MRSTFKFDQSLRDLISLNLSRHDVAEIDRSDRKHAAVAFTLVDCSQPANIANIPYLADQYEQAAFILTTRAAKLSSHAGQRAYPGGRLDPGETVEHAALRELEEEVGLRLDASNVLGRLDDYATRSGFIITPVVVWGGTGLDLEPNPGEVAEIHRIPLAELLREDAPILDSIAESEHPVLKMPLGDEWFAAPSAAIAYQFREVALLGKTTRVVHYEQPYFAWS, via the coding sequence ATGCGTTCGACCTTTAAATTCGATCAATCCCTGCGCGACCTGATTTCGCTCAATCTAAGTCGGCATGACGTTGCCGAGATCGATCGCTCTGACCGTAAACATGCGGCCGTCGCCTTTACCCTGGTCGATTGCAGCCAACCGGCCAACATTGCCAATATCCCATATCTGGCCGATCAATACGAACAGGCTGCTTTCATCCTGACGACCCGTGCGGCGAAGCTATCCAGTCATGCGGGACAGCGTGCCTATCCCGGTGGCAGGCTGGACCCGGGCGAGACCGTCGAGCATGCCGCGTTGCGCGAGCTCGAGGAGGAGGTCGGACTGAGGCTGGATGCGAGTAATGTACTGGGTCGCCTGGATGATTACGCGACTCGTTCGGGATTTATTATTACCCCGGTCGTGGTCTGGGGAGGGACTGGTCTTGATTTGGAACCTAATCCCGGTGAAGTTGCGGAGATTCATCGTATCCCGCTCGCTGAACTGTTGCGCGAAGACGCTCCGATACTGGATTCGATAGCTGAAAGCGAGCATCCAGTGCTTAAAATGCCGCTGGGTGACGAATGGTTTGCCGCACCCAGTGCCGCAATCGCCTACCAGTTTCGCGAAGTTGCGTTGCTGGGGAAAACGACCCGCGTGGTGCACTACGAGCAGCCTTATTTCGCCTGGAGCTGA